A portion of the Cervus elaphus chromosome X, mCerEla1.1, whole genome shotgun sequence genome contains these proteins:
- the LOC122689807 gene encoding protein BEX2 produces MMPKEEQVLKNITMENANEENEKKDEKEQDANKGEPLALSLGAGEYCVPRGNHRRFRVRQPILHYRWDLTQRLGKPQARMREENIERIGEGMRQLMQKLREKQLSHSLWAVSTDPPHHEHHDEFCLMP; encoded by the coding sequence ATGATGCCCAAAGAGGAACAAGTGCTGAAAAATATCACCATGGAAAATGCCaacgaagaaaatgaaaaaaaggatgaaaaagagcAAGATGCTAATAAAGGAGAGCCTTTGGCCCTCTCTTTGGGAGCTGGTGAATATTGTGTACCTAGAGGAAATCACAGACGGTTCCGTGTTAGGCAGCCCATTCTACATTATAGATGGGACTTGACTCAGAGGCTTGGAAAGCCACAGGCAAGGATGAGAGAAGAGAATATAGAAAGGATTGGGGAAGGAATGAGACAACTCATGCAAAAGCTGAGGGAAAAGCAGTTGAGTCACAGTTTGTGGGCAGTTAGCACTGACCCCCCTCACCATGAACATCATGATGAGTTTTGCCTTATGCCTTAA